The DNA segment TTTGTCAGCCAGCCCCGGTTTGTATGGCAATGCGAAGGTCGCGGAACTTTACATCGACAACTTGGAAGTCACCCCCAACGAGTGATCGAATCGGCGCGGCCGGTTCGCCCGTCACGTCCATCGTCACTGACCTATTGAACTCCCTCCCAACCAGCAGCGAGATCGCGAACCTCCAACTTTCGCGATCCGCTTCCAACACCCAACGATCCCTCCCTCCAAAAAACAATCATGGCTCGCTCTGAATTTTCTGCTTGGTGCTTGATGCTTGGCTCAGCGATACTGGGCACACTGACAACGGTTCTTTTGAGCGGTTGCCAGCCACCTGTCCCGTTGAGCACGGCCACGCTGGTCGCAGCGGCCGCGAATGAAACGGTTGTCGCCGACGTTGACACATCGAAGTCGGATTCCGGTTCGCCTGCCGACGTGAACGAATTCATGGCTCCTGCCAAAGTCATGGAGTCCGGTGAAGATTGGCCACAGTGGGGCGGCACCCGCGTTCGCAACAACGTTCCCAACGCGAAGAACTTGCCTGAAAGCTGGAACATCGGCAAATTCGATCGTCGTTCGGGCGAATGGGACGGATCCAAAGCCGAAAACGTTCGTTGGTTCTCCAGCCTCGGCAGCCAAACCTACGGCAACCCAGTCGTCGCTGACGGCCAAGTCTACGTTGGCACCAACAACGGCAACGGCTACCTAAAACGCTACCCCAGCAACGTCGACCTCGGATGCTTGCTCGCATTCGACCAAGAAGACGGAAGCTTCCTTTGGCAACACAGCAGCGAAAAACTGATCACAGGTCGAGTCCACGACTGGCCTTTGCAGGGCATTTGTTGTGCACCGTTGGTTGAAGGCGAACGACTTTGGTTCGTTACCAGTCGCGGCGAGGTCCGTTGCTTGGACACCCAAGGATTCCATGACGGCGAAGACGACGGAGCAGTCCAAAACGAAGTTGCTCGAGTGGGCGATTTGATGAACAGCGGCGAAGGCAGCGACTACGAAGATTCGCTCACTTCACTGAACCAAGGTGAATTGACCGAAGCTTTGACGCAGGTTCTGACAGACGCTGGAAGCGATCCTGAAAGCGACATCGAGATCAAAACACTCGCCGAAAACAAATCATGGACCGCCAAAGGCAAGTTTGGTGGCGTCGAGCGTTCGCTGGCGATCAAACAACTCGGACCTCGCATCTCGATCTTCAAGACGTTGTCAGTGGACGACAAACAAGACGCCGATGTGATCTGGGTCTTCAACATGATGGATGAACTCGGGGTCAGCCAACACAACATGTGCTCCTGCAGCGTCACCAGCTATGGCGACTTGCTGTTCGTCAACACCAGCAACGGCCTCGACGAATCGCACATCAACTTGCCCGCTCCGGAAGCCCCCAGCTTCATTTGCATGAACAAGAACACCGGTGAAGTTCTGTGGACCGACCAGTCCCCCGGCGCCAACATCCTTCACGGTCAGTGGTCGTCGCCTTCAATCGAAGTCCTCGGTGGCGTTCCACAAGTTCTGTTCTGTGGCGGCGACGGATGGTTGTACAGCTTCAAAGCTGATGGCGGAAAAGATGGTGCTGGCGAATTGCTTTGGAAGTTTGACTGCAATCCGAAGGAATCAAAATGGATCCTGGGCGGCGAAGGGACTCGCAATAACCTGATCGCGACCCCGGTCGCCTACGACGGCTGGGTTTACATCGCCGTCGGGCAAGACCC comes from the Rhodopirellula bahusiensis genome and includes:
- a CDS encoding outer membrane protein assembly factor BamB family protein; translated protein: MARSEFSAWCLMLGSAILGTLTTVLLSGCQPPVPLSTATLVAAAANETVVADVDTSKSDSGSPADVNEFMAPAKVMESGEDWPQWGGTRVRNNVPNAKNLPESWNIGKFDRRSGEWDGSKAENVRWFSSLGSQTYGNPVVADGQVYVGTNNGNGYLKRYPSNVDLGCLLAFDQEDGSFLWQHSSEKLITGRVHDWPLQGICCAPLVEGERLWFVTSRGEVRCLDTQGFHDGEDDGAVQNEVARVGDLMNSGEGSDYEDSLTSLNQGELTEALTQVLTDAGSDPESDIEIKTLAENKSWTAKGKFGGVERSLAIKQLGPRISIFKTLSVDDKQDADVIWVFNMMDELGVSQHNMCSCSVTSYGDLLFVNTSNGLDESHINLPAPEAPSFICMNKNTGEVLWTDQSPGANILHGQWSSPSIEVLGGVPQVLFCGGDGWLYSFKADGGKDGAGELLWKFDCNPKESKWILGGEGTRNNLIATPVAYDGWVYIAVGQDPEHGEGEGHLWCIDPTKRGDVSPQLAVKMEGDSREPIDHKRIQAVEAEKGETAVDNPNSAVIWHYSLADQNEDGEIDFEEEMHRSCGTVAIKDDVLYIADFSGLVHCLDAKGNDDGTPIVHFTYDMFAQSWGSPLIADDKVYIGDEDGDVCVFEFGAENNEPIEEINMGTSVYSTAVAADETIFISTKDKLFAIGKPR